The Lonsdalea populi genome window below encodes:
- the hns gene encoding histone-like nucleoid-structuring protein H-NS, translated as MSEALKILNNIRTLRAQARECSLETLEEMLEKLEVVVNERREEESQAQAEIEERTRKLQQYRDMLIADGIDPNELLQSLGSTKVAGKSKRAARPAKYQYTDENGEVKTWTGQGRTPAVIKKAIEEQGKSLDDFLL; from the coding sequence ATGAGCGAAGCACTAAAGATTTTAAACAACATCCGTACCCTGCGCGCCCAGGCAAGAGAGTGTAGTCTGGAAACTCTGGAAGAAATGCTGGAAAAACTGGAAGTTGTGGTTAATGAACGCCGCGAAGAAGAAAGCCAAGCTCAAGCAGAAATTGAAGAACGTACTCGCAAATTGCAGCAGTACCGCGATATGTTAATTGCAGATGGTATCGATCCCAATGAACTGCTTCAGTCTTTAGGCTCTACTAAGGTTGCCGGTAAAAGCAAACGGGCAGCTCGTCCTGCCAAATACCAGTACACCGATGAGAACGGTGAAGTCAAAACCTGGACTGGCCAGGGCCGCACCCCGGCAGTGATCAAAAAGGCGATTGAAGAACAGGGAAAATCTCTGGATGACTTTCTGCTTTAA
- the galU gene encoding UTP--glucose-1-phosphate uridylyltransferase GalU, translating into MSAVNKKVKKAVIPVAGLGTRMLPATKAIPKEMLPLVDKPLIQYVVNECIAAGINEIILVTHSSKNSIENHFDTSFELEAMLEKRVKRQLLDEVKSICPEHVTIMQVRQGVAKGLGHAVLCAYPLVGDEPVAVILPDVIIDEYESNLKRDNLSEMLQRFEETGHSQIMVEPVEDVSSYGVVDCKGRELKPGDSAPMVGVVEKPKADEAPSNLAVVGRYVLSDQIWDFLKKTPPGAGNEIQLTDAIAMLMDKEIVEAYHLKGVSHDCGNKLGYMSAFVEYGLRHKTLGTEFNQWLKTAVQDS; encoded by the coding sequence ATGTCAGCTGTCAATAAAAAAGTAAAAAAAGCGGTCATTCCTGTGGCCGGGTTGGGTACGCGCATGCTGCCCGCCACTAAGGCTATTCCAAAGGAAATGTTACCGCTGGTTGATAAACCTTTAATTCAATATGTAGTCAATGAATGTATTGCGGCAGGCATTAACGAAATTATTTTAGTTACTCATTCCTCCAAAAATTCGATTGAAAACCACTTTGATACCAGCTTTGAACTTGAAGCCATGTTGGAAAAACGCGTAAAGCGACAACTGTTGGATGAGGTTAAATCTATTTGTCCTGAGCATGTCACTATTATGCAGGTGCGCCAGGGCGTGGCTAAAGGCCTGGGGCATGCGGTATTGTGCGCTTATCCGCTTGTGGGCGACGAACCCGTGGCGGTTATTTTGCCGGACGTTATCATCGACGAATACGAGAGCAACCTGAAGAGAGACAACCTCAGCGAAATGCTTCAACGCTTCGAAGAAACAGGACACAGCCAGATAATGGTCGAGCCCGTTGAAGACGTCAGCAGCTATGGGGTCGTGGATTGCAAGGGAAGGGAACTGAAGCCGGGTGATAGCGCGCCAATGGTCGGCGTTGTAGAAAAACCTAAAGCAGACGAAGCGCCATCCAATCTGGCCGTGGTTGGGCGCTATGTTCTGTCTGATCAAATCTGGGATTTCCTGAAAAAAACGCCTCCAGGCGCTGGCAATGAGATTCAGCTCACCGATGCTATCGCCATGTTGATGGACAAAGAGATCGTTGAGGCTTATCACCTCAAAGGAGTCAGCCACGACTGCGGGAATAAATTGGGTTACATGTCGGCTTTCGTTGAATATGGATTGCGTCACAAAACGTTGGGCACTGAATTCAATCAGTGGTTAAAAACCGCCGTTCAGGATAGCTAA
- the rssB gene encoding two-component system response regulator RssB, with the protein MAQPLTGKDILIVEDEAVFRSVLAGYLTSLGADVIEADNGQNAFDMITHQQPDLIICDLNMPTMGGFQFVDQFRQQNTDTPILVISATSHMADVAKILRLGVQDVLLKPVNDYNRLRETVMSCLYPDMFTSQVSEVDKLMQDMESLNQCPADVNKLLEQLQPPVNQTIAQCRINYRQLTVADHPGLVLDIVALSEDELAFYCLDVTQADHNNGVVAALLLRALFNGLLREHLANQQRKQPELSMLLRQVNQLLRHAGLKGEFPLLVGYYHHSVKKLILISAGLHATLSVKENQLMLHSGIPLGAKDSAHLNQLGYQCESWQCQIWGSGGQLRLMVSTD; encoded by the coding sequence ATGGCACAACCATTGACGGGGAAAGATATTTTAATCGTTGAGGATGAGGCTGTTTTTCGTTCTGTACTGGCTGGTTATCTAACCTCATTGGGTGCCGACGTCATAGAGGCGGACAACGGTCAGAATGCCTTCGATATGATTACCCACCAACAGCCGGATCTGATCATCTGCGATTTAAATATGCCTACGATGGGCGGATTTCAGTTTGTCGATCAATTTCGTCAGCAGAATACGGATACGCCCATTTTGGTCATATCGGCAACCAGTCATATGGCGGATGTGGCTAAAATATTACGGCTCGGCGTTCAGGACGTCTTACTCAAACCAGTCAATGATTATAACCGATTACGTGAAACGGTAATGTCATGCCTTTATCCCGATATGTTCACTTCCCAGGTCAGTGAAGTCGACAAATTAATGCAGGATATGGAATCGCTGAATCAATGTCCGGCAGATGTGAACAAGCTGCTGGAGCAATTACAGCCGCCTGTTAATCAAACGATTGCACAGTGCCGTATTAATTATCGGCAGCTAACCGTTGCGGACCACCCAGGGTTGGTATTAGACATCGTTGCGTTGTCGGAAGATGAACTGGCGTTTTACTGCCTGGATGTAACGCAGGCCGATCATAATAATGGTGTGGTGGCTGCATTGTTATTACGCGCATTATTTAACGGACTGTTACGCGAGCACCTCGCCAACCAACAGCGCAAGCAACCTGAATTATCCATGTTGTTAAGACAAGTAAATCAATTACTGCGTCATGCCGGGCTTAAGGGCGAGTTTCCACTATTGGTAGGGTATTACCACCACAGTGTGAAAAAGCTGATTCTTATTTCTGCAGGATTACATGCGACGCTCAGCGTAAAAGAAAATCAGTTGATGCTACACAGCGGTATTCCGCTTGGGGCAAAGGATAGCGCTCATCTAAATCAACTCGGTTATCAGTGCGAATCGTGGCAGTGCCAGATATGGGGAAGTGGTGGGCAGTTACGTTTGATGGTCTCTACGGATTAA
- the rssA gene encoding patatin-like phospholipase RssA encodes MRKVKIGLALGSGAAKGWAHIGVINALKDLGIEPEIVAGCSVGSLVGAAYATNQLDCMARWVGGFGYWDVIRLMDLSWRRGGLLRGDRVFEHVRQLLRTQRIEDCAIKFGAVATNLSTGRELWLTEGDLHLSIRASCSMPGLLSPVSFNGFWLVDGAVVNPVPVSLTRAMGADVVIAVDLQHDASLKSHDLLSVKPPQPEMEVVSGGGWSQRIRERLHLGGRQPAEVRPKAMEIMSTSIQVLENRLKMSRMAGDPPDVLIQPYCPQIATLDFHRAQEAIDAGRLAVEKQREMLLPLVYRAT; translated from the coding sequence ATGCGTAAGGTCAAGATCGGATTAGCTTTGGGGTCCGGTGCTGCAAAAGGATGGGCACATATTGGCGTCATCAACGCGTTAAAAGATCTCGGTATCGAGCCTGAGATTGTCGCCGGATGCTCGGTCGGCTCGTTGGTCGGCGCAGCTTATGCAACCAACCAGTTGGACTGCATGGCCCGTTGGGTCGGTGGTTTCGGCTATTGGGATGTGATACGACTGATGGATCTGTCCTGGCGTCGCGGGGGATTGTTGCGGGGCGATCGCGTTTTCGAACATGTTCGTCAGCTGTTGCGTACCCAGCGGATTGAGGATTGCGCCATCAAGTTCGGCGCGGTCGCCACCAATTTGAGTACAGGTCGTGAGCTCTGGTTGACAGAGGGAGACTTGCACTTGTCTATACGTGCTTCTTGCAGTATGCCGGGCTTGTTATCCCCGGTCTCGTTCAACGGTTTTTGGCTAGTGGACGGTGCTGTTGTCAATCCCGTACCCGTATCCCTCACGCGGGCGATGGGCGCGGATGTCGTGATTGCCGTTGATTTACAACATGATGCAAGTCTGAAGAGTCACGATTTGCTCTCCGTAAAGCCGCCGCAACCCGAGATGGAGGTCGTGTCCGGGGGAGGGTGGTCGCAACGAATACGCGAACGACTTCACTTGGGAGGGCGGCAGCCGGCGGAAGTCAGACCAAAGGCAATGGAGATTATGAGCACCTCAATTCAGGTGCTCGAGAACCGTCTGAAAATGAGTCGTATGGCCGGAGATCCGCCGGATGTATTGATTCAACCCTACTGTCCGCAGATAGCGACGCTGGATTTCCATCGCGCTCAAGAAGCGATAGACGCGGGTAGACTGGCGGTGGAAAAACAACGAGAGATGTTATTGCCATTGGTTTACCGGGCTACCTGA
- a CDS encoding YchJ family metal-binding protein — MSECCICGNQQPFSRCCQIYLQGVKAAPSPESLMRSRYSAYVQQNVDYLIATWHPTCHAENFRTEIALTCNNTEWQGLNVLTKSGGKEADEGFVEFAVRYADRETPRHSMLLRERSRFLRHHDRWYYVDGVHLPTGRNGGCPCGSGKKYKKCCGQ, encoded by the coding sequence GTGTCCGAATGTTGCATTTGCGGCAATCAACAACCTTTTTCGCGCTGCTGCCAAATTTATCTCCAGGGTGTAAAGGCTGCGCCCTCCCCCGAATCATTGATGCGATCGCGGTATAGCGCCTACGTTCAGCAAAACGTTGACTACCTAATCGCTACATGGCATCCGACATGCCATGCTGAGAACTTCAGAACAGAGATCGCGTTAACCTGCAATAACACTGAATGGCAGGGCCTTAACGTATTGACGAAAAGTGGGGGAAAAGAGGCCGATGAAGGATTCGTCGAGTTTGCGGTACGCTATGCAGACAGAGAGACGCCTCGGCACAGCATGTTGCTGAGAGAGCGCTCACGCTTCCTTCGCCATCACGATCGCTGGTACTATGTCGACGGCGTTCATCTGCCGACCGGCAGAAATGGAGGCTGTCCCTGTGGCTCAGGTAAAAAATACAAAAAGTGCTGCGGACAATAG
- the purU gene encoding formyltetrahydrofolate deformylase has product MQFHNIQRKILRTICPDSKGLIAKITNICYKHELNIVQNSEYVDHRTGRFFMRTELEGIFNDTTLLEDLDSALPIGSVRELSNAGRRRIVILVTKEAHCLGDLLMKNAYGGLDVEIAAVIGNHETLRTLVERFGIPFHLISHEGLSRDEHDQQMIAQIDPYQPDYVVLAKYMRVLTPAFVQHYPNQIINIHHSFLPAFIGARPYHQAYERGVKIIGATAHYVNDSLDEGPIIMQDVIHVDHTYTADDMMLAGRDVEKNVLSRALYQVLAQRVFVYGNRTIIL; this is encoded by the coding sequence ATGCAATTCCATAATATACAAAGAAAAATTCTACGAACTATCTGCCCTGATTCAAAAGGGTTGATCGCAAAAATCACCAACATTTGCTACAAGCACGAACTGAACATCGTGCAAAACTCCGAGTATGTCGACCATCGTACCGGGCGTTTTTTCATGCGCACCGAACTGGAGGGCATCTTCAACGATACTACGCTGCTGGAAGATCTGGACAGCGCCTTACCAATAGGCTCAGTACGTGAACTAAGCAACGCAGGCCGCCGCCGCATTGTGATTTTGGTGACCAAAGAAGCCCACTGTCTCGGCGATCTATTGATGAAAAACGCCTACGGTGGTTTGGATGTCGAAATTGCTGCAGTGATCGGTAACCATGAAACACTGCGCACGCTGGTTGAACGGTTTGGTATTCCGTTCCACCTGATCAGCCACGAGGGATTATCCCGCGACGAGCACGATCAACAAATGATCGCTCAGATCGACCCGTATCAGCCGGACTATGTTGTATTGGCGAAATATATGCGTGTCCTGACACCGGCATTCGTACAGCACTACCCGAATCAGATCATCAATATTCATCACTCATTCCTGCCCGCATTCATTGGTGCCCGTCCTTACCATCAGGCTTACGAACGTGGCGTTAAAATCATCGGCGCCACCGCTCACTATGTGAACGACAGTCTTGATGAGGGTCCCATCATCATGCAGGACGTCATTCATGTCGATCATACCTATACGGCTGACGACATGATGCTTGCAGGTCGCGATGTCGAGAAAAATGTGCTCAGCCGAGCACTTTATCAGGTGCTGGCTCAGCGTGTTTTCGTTTACGGAAATCGCACGATCATCCTGTAA
- a CDS encoding trimeric intracellular cation channel family protein — protein MLTYIYLIAITAEGMSGALAAGRRNMDIFGVSLIAFITALGGGTVRDILLGNFPIGWTQHPAYIYLTVSAGLFTVIIARFMQHLHRLFLVLDAMGLIAFTIIGCNVALHLNYSLTIVVIAGVTTGIFGGILRDIFCNRTPMVLRKELYASVSLLVALLYLGFQHVGLQHDFNQLLSFLIGLAVRLAAIRWSWQLPVFTYMPGRWKG, from the coding sequence GTGCTGACCTATATCTATCTTATTGCCATTACCGCTGAAGGGATGTCCGGTGCGCTGGCGGCAGGCCGCCGCAATATGGACATTTTCGGCGTTTCGCTGATCGCTTTCATCACGGCGTTGGGAGGCGGCACCGTTCGAGACATTCTCCTCGGCAATTTCCCTATCGGTTGGACACAACATCCGGCCTACATCTATCTCACGGTCAGCGCTGGTCTGTTCACCGTTATCATCGCGCGCTTCATGCAGCATCTGCATCGCCTGTTTTTGGTATTGGATGCGATGGGGCTCATCGCATTCACCATTATTGGCTGTAATGTGGCGCTTCATCTGAATTATTCGTTGACGATTGTGGTCATCGCGGGTGTAACGACAGGGATTTTCGGCGGGATCTTGCGGGATATCTTCTGCAACCGCACGCCGATGGTGCTGCGTAAAGAGCTGTATGCCAGTGTTTCTCTGCTGGTGGCGCTCCTTTATCTCGGTTTTCAGCATGTCGGCCTCCAGCACGATTTCAATCAACTGCTTTCCTTTTTGATTGGGCTCGCTGTACGGCTGGCGGCCATTCGTTGGTCATGGCAATTACCGGTATTCACCTACATGCCCGGACGATGGAAAGGGTAA
- the xthA gene encoding exodeoxyribonuclease III: MKFVSFNINGLRARPHQLAAVVEQHQPDVIGLQETKVHDDMFPLEDVAQHGYHVFYHGQKGHYGVALLTKKEPLAVRRGFPTDKEDAQRRIIMADIDTAQGPLTVINGYFPQGESRDHPTKFPAKSRFYQDLQNYIEHHHPHGQPLVIMGDLNISPTDLDIGIGEENRKRWLRTGKCSFLPEEREWLARLQNWGLVDTFRAANPSCNDQFSWFDYRSKGFDTNRGLRIDLILASQSLAESCTATGIDHVIRAMEKPSDHAPIWAEFSL; the protein is encoded by the coding sequence ATGAAGTTTGTTTCTTTTAACATTAACGGCCTGCGGGCACGGCCTCATCAATTAGCCGCAGTGGTCGAACAACATCAGCCGGACGTCATTGGTTTACAGGAAACCAAAGTGCACGACGATATGTTTCCGCTGGAAGATGTCGCTCAGCATGGCTATCACGTGTTCTACCACGGACAGAAGGGCCATTACGGCGTGGCGTTGCTGACGAAGAAAGAACCGCTGGCGGTCCGACGCGGATTTCCGACCGATAAAGAAGACGCGCAGCGACGCATCATCATGGCGGATATCGACACCGCTCAGGGTCCGCTGACCGTCATCAACGGTTATTTTCCTCAGGGAGAAAGCCGCGACCATCCGACGAAATTCCCTGCGAAATCGCGCTTTTATCAGGATTTGCAGAACTATATCGAACACCATCACCCGCATGGACAACCGCTGGTGATCATGGGCGATCTGAATATCAGCCCGACCGATCTGGACATTGGAATTGGGGAAGAAAACCGTAAGCGTTGGCTGCGCACCGGTAAGTGTTCTTTCTTGCCGGAAGAGCGTGAGTGGCTGGCCCGACTGCAAAATTGGGGACTGGTGGACACGTTCCGCGCCGCCAATCCATCCTGCAACGACCAGTTTTCCTGGTTCGACTACCGTTCCAAAGGCTTTGATACCAACCGCGGTCTGCGTATCGACCTGATTCTGGCGAGCCAGTCTCTGGCGGAAAGCTGCACCGCAACCGGTATTGACCACGTCATCCGGGCGATGGAAAAACCGTCGGATCACGCGCCTATCTGGGCGGAGTTCTCACTCTAA
- a CDS encoding DUF1496 domain-containing protein encodes MTVRWGQILAATLVVLPLWGKANPGSHTNTDIVVPVPPQVIWGNGNNTGQQDNGPVCIRCCTYQNKQYSEGAVIKMEGALLQCAEDKQRLSTNNLVWRMVK; translated from the coding sequence ATGACGGTACGATGGGGACAGATTCTGGCGGCAACGCTGGTGGTTCTGCCTCTCTGGGGGAAGGCCAATCCGGGGAGTCATACGAATACCGATATCGTGGTGCCGGTTCCACCGCAGGTGATTTGGGGCAACGGCAACAATACGGGTCAACAGGATAATGGCCCGGTATGTATTCGCTGCTGTACCTACCAAAATAAGCAGTATTCCGAAGGGGCGGTCATCAAGATGGAGGGCGCCCTGTTGCAATGCGCTGAGGATAAGCAGCGGCTGAGCACCAATAATTTGGTGTGGCGGATGGTGAAATAA
- a CDS encoding DNA topoisomerase III, with amino-acid sequence MRLFIAEKPSLARAIADVLPKPHRRGEGYIACGQHDVVTWCVGHLLEQAQPDAYDPRYARWALDDLPIVPLKWRLQPRPSVSKQLNAIKKLLQQADDIIHAGDPDREGQLLIDEVLEYLDLPSEKRQRVQRCLINDLNPQAVERAVARLRENREFIPLCVSALARSRADWLYGINMTRAYTLLGRHAGYDGVLSVGRVQTPVLGLVVRRDEEIENFVPKDFFDVKAHIVTPEDERFTALWQPSESCEPYQDEEGRLLHRPLAEHVVSRIAGQPAQVTDNNDKRESEIAPLPYSLSTLQIEAARRFGLSAQQVLDTCQRLYETHKLITYPRSDCRYLPEEHFAGRQAVLQAIGVHQPGLQPPEPIFNSERRNRCWDDGKVDAHHAIVPTARTAKTTLTQPESQVYGLVARQYLMQFCADAVFRKCVIELDIAGGKFVAKARFLAEAGWRALLGGKERDEENEGTPLPVVSKGDELWCERGEVVERQTQPPRHFTDATLLSAMTGIARFVQDKELKKILRATDGLGTEATRAGIIELLFKRAFLVKKGRYIHASETGRALIHSLPPSAAHPDMTAHWESTLTKISEKQCRYQDFMQPLTESLCDIIQQVRHRGSMPLLRGLPPAPGKSKPNKRRKSPPKAKEHNS; translated from the coding sequence ATGCGACTTTTTATTGCCGAAAAGCCCAGTCTGGCGCGAGCTATCGCCGATGTTTTGCCTAAGCCCCATCGGCGGGGTGAGGGATATATTGCCTGCGGGCAACACGACGTCGTGACGTGGTGCGTGGGTCATTTGCTGGAGCAGGCCCAGCCGGACGCCTACGATCCCCGCTATGCGCGCTGGGCGCTGGACGATCTTCCGATTGTGCCGCTGAAGTGGCGGCTGCAGCCGCGGCCTTCCGTCAGCAAACAGCTCAATGCCATCAAAAAACTATTACAGCAGGCGGATGACATCATTCATGCCGGCGACCCCGACAGAGAGGGGCAACTGTTGATCGATGAAGTGCTGGAATACCTCGACCTGCCCAGCGAAAAACGGCAGCGCGTACAGCGCTGCCTGATCAACGATCTCAACCCGCAGGCGGTTGAAAGAGCCGTCGCCCGTCTGCGTGAAAACCGTGAATTTATCCCGCTTTGCGTCTCCGCGCTGGCCCGCTCGCGCGCGGATTGGCTGTATGGCATCAATATGACTCGCGCCTATACTCTGCTCGGCCGCCATGCCGGCTACGACGGCGTGCTGTCGGTGGGCCGGGTGCAGACGCCCGTGCTGGGGCTGGTCGTTCGGCGCGATGAAGAGATTGAAAATTTCGTGCCTAAAGACTTTTTTGACGTCAAAGCGCACATCGTGACGCCGGAGGATGAGCGCTTTACGGCGCTGTGGCAGCCCAGCGAATCCTGCGAACCTTATCAAGACGAAGAAGGACGTTTGCTGCACCGGCCTCTGGCGGAACATGTGGTGAGCCGCATTGCCGGACAGCCTGCGCAAGTCACCGACAATAATGATAAACGGGAATCAGAAATCGCCCCGTTGCCGTATTCTCTGTCCACGCTGCAGATAGAAGCCGCCAGGCGCTTTGGTTTAAGCGCGCAGCAGGTGCTGGATACCTGCCAGCGGCTGTACGAAACCCACAAGCTAATCACCTATCCACGTTCGGACTGCCGCTATCTGCCCGAAGAGCACTTTGCAGGACGACAGGCGGTGTTGCAGGCTATTGGGGTTCATCAGCCCGGTTTACAGCCGCCGGAACCGATTTTCAATAGCGAACGTCGCAACCGATGCTGGGATGACGGCAAGGTGGATGCTCACCACGCGATCGTTCCGACGGCGAGAACGGCCAAGACGACGCTGACGCAGCCGGAAAGTCAGGTATATGGACTCGTCGCCCGACAATATCTGATGCAGTTCTGCGCCGATGCCGTCTTCCGCAAGTGCGTAATTGAACTAGATATCGCTGGCGGGAAGTTCGTGGCTAAAGCGCGTTTTCTGGCGGAAGCAGGCTGGCGTGCGCTCTTGGGCGGTAAAGAGCGGGACGAAGAGAACGAAGGTACGCCGCTGCCAGTGGTCAGCAAGGGCGATGAACTATGGTGTGAGCGGGGGGAGGTGGTAGAACGCCAGACTCAGCCGCCGCGGCATTTTACCGATGCGACGCTGTTGTCGGCCATGACGGGCATCGCCCGGTTCGTGCAGGATAAAGAACTCAAGAAAATTCTGCGTGCGACCGATGGTTTAGGAACGGAAGCGACGAGAGCCGGAATTATCGAACTCCTGTTCAAGCGCGCTTTCCTGGTGAAAAAAGGGCGTTACATTCACGCCAGTGAAACCGGGCGAGCGCTGATTCATTCGTTGCCGCCCAGTGCGGCGCATCCGGATATGACAGCGCACTGGGAGTCCACGCTGACTAAAATCAGCGAAAAGCAGTGTCGCTATCAGGACTTTATGCAGCCTTTGACGGAGTCGCTGTGCGACATCATCCAGCAGGTCAGGCATCGTGGCAGTATGCCGTTATTACGAGGCCTGCCGCCCGCGCCCGGTAAATCGAAACCCAATAAGCGGCGTAAGTCGCCGCCCAAGGCTAAGGAGCATAATTCATGA
- a CDS encoding NAD(P)H nitroreductase, with the protein MDALELLLNRRSASRLTAPAPTGTVLENIIHAGMRAPDHGALQPWRFFVIQDEGLSRFSDVLVEAAQQNHLDESAIEKARKSPFRAPLIIAVIAHCEENHKVPEWEQVVSAGCAVHAMQMAAQAQGFNGIWRSGAWTHSARVRDAFDCRPQDEIVGFLYLGTPQLKASSTLTPIDPDRIVRYF; encoded by the coding sequence ATGGATGCCCTGGAATTATTGCTTAATCGTCGTTCGGCTTCCCGACTGACCGCGCCGGCCCCGACAGGCACGGTGCTGGAAAATATCATTCATGCCGGCATGCGGGCTCCCGACCACGGCGCATTGCAGCCGTGGCGCTTCTTTGTCATTCAGGACGAGGGGCTCAGTCGTTTCAGCGATGTGTTGGTCGAGGCGGCGCAGCAGAATCATCTGGATGAGTCTGCTATCGAAAAGGCGCGCAAGTCGCCGTTCCGGGCGCCGCTGATCATTGCCGTCATCGCGCATTGCGAGGAGAATCACAAAGTTCCCGAGTGGGAGCAGGTGGTATCGGCGGGCTGCGCCGTCCATGCCATGCAGATGGCGGCGCAGGCGCAGGGGTTCAACGGCATCTGGCGCAGCGGCGCCTGGACGCACAGCGCGCGCGTGCGCGATGCCTTCGACTGTCGTCCACAGGATGAAATCGTCGGATTCCTCTACTTGGGTACTCCTCAATTGAAAGCCTCCTCGACGCTGACGCCGATCGATCCGGATCGGATTGTCCGCTATTTCTGA